The sequence CGTCGGGGCACGCGCGGCCGGGCGGAGCTCGCGCCCAGGCCCGGGCCAAAAAGCGCGCAGGGGCCACCGGGCCGGCCGCGTCGGCAGCGGCCGGCTCGTGACGGCTCACCGAATGGCGTTGCCGCACCACTCCGGCTTGCCGGCCGGGTCTTTGACAATGTCGTAGCCGTTGCCCGCGTCGTTGACCCGGACGAACGTGTAGCACAGGCTCAGCCGGCCCCAGTTCTTGAAGTCGACCGCGCCGGGCAGCAGGCCGTCAGCGGTGTAGCCGGTCAGGTTCCGCATCGTCGAGATGAAGTCGGCGCGGGTCGGGCAGGCCGGCGCCCGTTCGAGGCCCGTGATGAACATGTCGGTGAGGATGTACTCGATGAGCGCGAGCTCCTGGTCCGGCGGCTGGAGCTCGGGCGCGTAGTCGCTCATCGCCTTGAAAAACGCCTGGTCCGCCGGAGTGTTCGCCTCGAACGGCAGATAGTTCAACCAGGTATAAAGGCCGGCGAGCTGGCGGCCGTCCTGGGCGAGAACGCTGTGGTCGTACCCGCTGGCCGACAGATAGATCCTGATGTTCGCGCCGGCTGTCTTCGCGCCCATCATGATGTGGCTGAAGTCCTGGGCGGACAGCGAACCGACGGCCGTGTCCACGCCGGCCGCCATCAGCTGGCGGCCGAGCGCGATCGGGTCGGTGTGTACCGCGTTGTAGATGAACGTCTGGGTGGAGATCTCGACGCCGACGGCCCGCAGGCTGTCCACGATCTCCCCGTCGAGCTGGTTGGAGGCCGCCGAGACGTCGGTGCCGATGACCGCGACCTTCGTGCCGCCCTGGGCCTTCACGAACTGGCCGAACGTGTCCACGGAGCCGGCGTCGGCGCCGGCGTAGACGTAGGCGTGGGCGAACATGTTCGGGTACCGGTGGTCGGCCCAGATGCTCTCGGCCGGCAGGCCGACCACGGGCACGTCGCGTTGGCGCAGGAAGTCGGCGCCGCCGGAGGCCGCGACGGTTCCCTCCACGATGCCGAAGACCTGGCCGACGTCGACGAGCTGGCGGGCGGCCTGCAGGTTCGTGCCGTTGTCGCCCTGATCATCACCGGTCGCGGTGATGATCTTACGGCCGTGCACCCCGCCGGCGGCGTTCTGCTGCTCGACTCTGGCGATGAATCCGGACCGCGTGGCGAGCAGCGCCTGAGCGAACGGCCCGGTGTCCGGATATAAGTAGCCGATCTTGACGGTGTTCGAGGTAAATCCAGGCGAGTCGCAGGCGCTGCCGCTGCCTCCGGGTTTTGTCGTCGCGCCGCAGGCCGTCGCGGCGGTCGCCAGGGCGGCGGCCGCGGCGACCAAAACCATGCGACGCGACCGGGCAGCAGCGGCGGAAACTCGCGACGGGCGCAGTGCGGGCACTGTTCACCTCCTGGTCGGATTTGCGCGACAATAACCCGTTGTGTTATGAATCGCCAGATGTCCGACTGGTTGCAGTGCGGCGATTTTGGTGCGCCGGTATTGATGAATGGACTCGATTAAACGGTCGGGCGGCATCGGCGCTGGCCGGCGCTCGGGCCTGGACCGGCCTCGCCGCCGCTCACGACGTGATCCACAGTGGGTCTGGGCGTCGCGTTACCGTGACGTGGTGGCCCGTCAGTTCACCCGCACGACCGAGGACTTCTCCTGCCTCGTCTGCGGTACGGCGGTGCGCGGCGACGGGTACACGAACCACTGCCCGCGCTGCCTGTGGTCACGGCATGTCGACGTCGCGCCGGGTGACCGGGCGGCCGGCTGCGGCGGGCTGATGCGCCCGGTCGCGATCGAGGCCCGCGCGCACGACGTGGTTCTCACCCACGTCTGCGAGAGCTGTGGGCACCGGCGGCGCAACCGCACCGCGCCGGCCGATGACGAGGCGGCTCTGCTGCGGGTCGCCGCCGAGGCGGCCGACGCCGCCGTCGCGGGCGGCATCGCGCAGGCGAACGCCGCCGGCGCCAGAACGCGGCGCCGGCGGCGTTGACCGTCGGTATCGCTGGGTGAGCCGGTTTCCCGGCCGGTCAGCCGGTGGCCGTCACGGGTACAGGCCGCGGGTCCGGTGTGCCTCGGCGACCCGGCCCACCCCGATGACGTGCGCCGCCGCCCGCAGCGTCAGCCCGCGTTCGGCGGCGAGCCTGGATACCTGCGCGTAGGCGCGTTCCATCAACTCGGCCAGCCGCTCGTTCACCTGATCCTCGGTCCAGAAGTAGGCCTGCAGGTCCTGGACCCATTCGAAGTAGGAGACCGCGACGCCGCCGCCGTTGGCGAGGATGTCGGGAACGACGACCACGCCCTTCTCGGCGAGGATCGGGTCCGCCTCGGCCGCCACCGGGCCGTTGGCACCCTCGACGATCATCCTGGCCCGGACCCGGCCGGCGTTCTCGGCCGTGATCACGCCCTCGAGCGCGGCCGGGACCAGCACGTCGACGTCCAGCTCCAGCAGCTCGGAATTACTCAGGGTGTCGGTCCCGGGAAAGCCGACGACGGTGTCGGCGCCCCGGGCCAGGTGGCGGATCAGCGCGGTGGGGTTCAGGCCCCGGGGGTTGTAGACGCCGCCCTTCACGTCCGACACGGCGACCACCCGGCAGCCTGCGTCGTGCAGGTACTGCGCGGCGAGCGCCCCCACCTTGCCGAAGCCCTGGATGGCGACGGAGACGTCGGCCGGGTCGAGGCCGCGCTCGCGCAGCGCGGCGAACATCGCCAGCTGGACGCCCCGGCTCGTCGCGCCGGCCCGGCCGGCCGAGCCGCCGACCGACAGCGGCTTTCCGGTGACCACCCCGTGGCTGGTGTGGCCGGTGTGCGCCGAGTAGGTGTCCATGATCCAGGCCATGGTCTGCTCGTCGGTGCCCACGTCCGGCGCCGGGATGTCCTTCTCCGGGCCGATGAGCGGGACCAGCTCCGCGGCGTAGCGCCTGGTCATCCGCTCGCGCTCCTGGTCGGAGAGCA is a genomic window of Pseudofrankia inefficax containing:
- a CDS encoding ABC transporter substrate-binding protein yields the protein MVLVAAAAALATAATACGATTKPGGSGSACDSPGFTSNTVKIGYLYPDTGPFAQALLATRSGFIARVEQQNAAGGVHGRKIITATGDDQGDNGTNLQAARQLVDVGQVFGIVEGTVAASGGADFLRQRDVPVVGLPAESIWADHRYPNMFAHAYVYAGADAGSVDTFGQFVKAQGGTKVAVIGTDVSAASNQLDGEIVDSLRAVGVEISTQTFIYNAVHTDPIALGRQLMAAGVDTAVGSLSAQDFSHIMMGAKTAGANIRIYLSASGYDHSVLAQDGRQLAGLYTWLNYLPFEANTPADQAFFKAMSDYAPELQPPDQELALIEYILTDMFITGLERAPACPTRADFISTMRNLTGYTADGLLPGAVDFKNWGRLSLCYTFVRVNDAGNGYDIVKDPAGKPEWCGNAIR
- a CDS encoding RNHCP domain-containing protein codes for the protein MARQFTRTTEDFSCLVCGTAVRGDGYTNHCPRCLWSRHVDVAPGDRAAGCGGLMRPVAIEARAHDVVLTHVCESCGHRRRNRTAPADDEAALLRVAAEAADAAVAGGIAQANAAGARTRRRRR
- a CDS encoding Glu/Leu/Phe/Val family dehydrogenase, which encodes MSLGSSPWDTACVQLADAARHLGLDEGMHDLLRMPRRSVTVSVPLRRDDGQLLVLTGYRVQHNLARGPAKGGIRFHPSTDLDEVKALAMWMTWKCALMGIPYGGAKGGIAVEPKMLSDQERERMTRRYAAELVPLIGPEKDIPAPDVGTDEQTMAWIMDTYSAHTGHTSHGVVTGKPLSVGGSAGRAGATSRGVQLAMFAALRERGLDPADVSVAIQGFGKVGALAAQYLHDAGCRVVAVSDVKGGVYNPRGLNPTALIRHLARGADTVVGFPGTDTLSNSELLELDVDVLVPAALEGVITAENAGRVRARMIVEGANGPVAAEADPILAEKGVVVVPDILANGGGVAVSYFEWVQDLQAYFWTEDQVNERLAELMERAYAQVSRLAAERGLTLRAAAHVIGVGRVAEAHRTRGLYP